In the genome of Polaribacter atrinae, one region contains:
- a CDS encoding DUF4258 domain-containing protein, with protein sequence MLIKRIGYYLVGLSLGSVAVYFFWQKKQATFDYGMDARTLKSIRIKERLFSEDARNAMHKFDIDTLKINTILYTGDVNFGKSKPRQEPCAEYYITGTKELEKVSLLVKRCETSATIEKIIVD encoded by the coding sequence ATGCTCATTAAACGAATAGGATATTATTTAGTAGGTTTATCATTAGGTTCTGTTGCCGTATATTTTTTCTGGCAAAAAAAACAAGCTACCTTTGATTATGGAATGGATGCTAGGACACTAAAATCTATCAGAATAAAAGAACGTTTATTTTCTGAAGATGCTAGAAATGCGATGCATAAATTCGATATTGATACTTTAAAAATAAACACCATTTTATATACAGGTGATGTAAATTTTGGAAAAAGTAAACCAAGACAAGAACCTTGTGCAGAATACTATATTACTGGTACAAAAGAATTAGAAAAGGTTAGTTTATTAGTAAAACGCTGCGAAACTTCTGCAACAATAGAAAAAATAATAGTAGATTAA
- a CDS encoding TrmH family RNA methyltransferase has protein sequence MIDEKLLNYFETYLTDKRKDLFKKVLEDRTRHFTVVLEDIFQPHNASAVVRTADIFGVQDVHAIENKYTNKVSRHVAKGSQKWITSKRYKKDGDNTKVCLENLREQGYQIIATTPHNDSCLLQDFDITKKSAFVFGVEAEGVSDYVKEQADGFLKIPMVGFTESLNISVAAAIILQDVTTKLRNSNVDWQLSKEEKDVLYFNWVKKTIKNVDKIEKYYLENLKTE, from the coding sequence ATGATTGATGAAAAACTATTAAATTATTTTGAAACCTATTTAACCGATAAAAGGAAAGATCTTTTTAAAAAGGTTTTAGAAGATAGAACAAGACATTTTACAGTGGTTTTAGAAGATATTTTTCAGCCTCATAATGCAAGTGCAGTAGTTAGAACTGCAGATATTTTTGGTGTACAAGATGTACATGCCATAGAAAATAAATACACCAATAAAGTTTCAAGACATGTTGCAAAAGGTTCTCAAAAATGGATTACCTCTAAACGTTATAAAAAAGACGGAGATAACACTAAGGTGTGTTTAGAAAATTTACGAGAACAAGGATATCAAATTATTGCAACAACACCTCATAATGATTCTTGTTTATTACAAGATTTTGATATTACAAAAAAATCGGCATTTGTATTTGGAGTGGAAGCAGAGGGTGTTTCTGATTATGTAAAAGAGCAAGCAGATGGTTTTTTAAAAATACCAATGGTTGGTTTTACAGAAAGCTTAAATATATCTGTAGCTGCAGCAATTATTCTACAAGATGTAACTACAAAATTGAGAAATTCTAACGTAGATTGGCAGTTATCAAAAGAGGAAAAAGACGTTTTATATTTTAATTGGGTAAAGAAAACAATTAAAAATGTAGACAAAATAGAGAAGTATTACCTAGAAAATCTAAAGACAGAATAA
- a CDS encoding SIR2 family NAD-dependent protein deacylase, which translates to MKRLVVLTGAGISAESGIQTFRDADGLWEGHNVMDVASPEGFAANPELVLNFYNERRKQLLEVSPNKGHVNLVALEKDYNVEIITQNVDDLHERAGSKNVTHLHGELLKVRSSADENIVLDWEKDLVLGDLCPKKSQLRPHIVWFGEMVPMLDKAIEITKKADILVIIGTSMQVYPAAGLVDYVKRSTPIYFIDPKPAVSESSFKNLTIIKDLASVGTDKLMKILKE; encoded by the coding sequence ATGAAAAGATTAGTTGTTTTAACTGGAGCAGGTATTTCTGCAGAAAGCGGCATACAAACTTTTAGAGATGCAGATGGTTTGTGGGAAGGTCATAATGTTATGGATGTTGCTTCTCCAGAAGGTTTTGCTGCAAATCCAGAATTAGTTTTAAATTTTTATAATGAACGTAGAAAGCAATTATTAGAAGTTAGTCCAAACAAAGGGCATGTTAATTTAGTGGCATTAGAAAAAGATTATAATGTAGAAATTATTACACAAAATGTGGATGATTTACACGAACGTGCTGGCAGTAAAAATGTTACCCATTTACATGGAGAACTTTTAAAAGTAAGAAGTTCTGCTGATGAAAATATTGTTTTAGACTGGGAAAAAGATTTAGTTTTGGGAGATTTATGCCCTAAAAAAAGTCAATTAAGACCACACATTGTTTGGTTTGGAGAAATGGTACCTATGTTAGATAAAGCTATAGAGATTACCAAAAAAGCAGATATTTTAGTGATTATAGGTACTTCTATGCAAGTATATCCTGCAGCTGGTTTAGTCGATTACGTAAAACGCTCTACTCCTATTTATTTTATAGACCCAAAACCAGCAGTTTCTGAAAGTAGTTTTAAAAACTTAACTATTATTAAAGATCTAGCAAGTGTTGGTACGGATAAATTGATGAAAATTTTAAAGGAATAG
- a CDS encoding VF530 family DNA-binding protein: MSTEQPNNPLHGIKLATMLEQLFKEYGWEELGDILNINAFKNNPTYKSSLKFLRTTPWAREKVERFYLKNMIK; the protein is encoded by the coding sequence ATGAGCACCGAACAACCAAATAATCCGTTACACGGAATAAAATTAGCCACCATGTTAGAACAATTGTTCAAAGAATATGGTTGGGAAGAATTAGGCGATATCTTAAATATTAACGCATTTAAAAACAATCCTACCTATAAATCGAGTTTAAAATTTTTAAGAACAACACCTTGGGCAAGAGAAAAAGTAGAGCGTTTTTATTTAAAAAATATGATTAAATAG
- a CDS encoding aminopeptidase P N-terminal domain-containing protein: MKVFNFLCITLLLFTLHAVAQGPTDFLSKEFHKGRREALRSKMPQNSVAVVFANPVRNRANDVDYVFHQDPNFYYLTGYREPNAVLVLFSENQTDAKGTSYNEILYVQKKDAQAEMWYGTRLGAVGAAKELGFSTVMNGEDFINSQIDFKKFNRVFIEKFNDDYRNSTRNKAEIYDLVASFKEVSGFNEIQFSSEYVEKVHQAIANVPDKKLIELSRKINQELTRYPELKKDKLIMDFASAKNDNELKDYQQKISLNLEAIKENNFDFSFLPNNLATLREVKTEEEIKLLTKAIRISAIGQIEVMKAMKPHMSETELQGIHEFVYKKYGAEYEGYPSIVGAGNNGCILHYIENNKTKIGNDLVLMDLGAEYRGFTADVTRTIPANGKFTKAQEEIYNIVYKAQEAGIALYVVGGSMSAPNRAAVKIVNEGLYKLGIIKSIDEKHNYLPHGTIHHIGLDVHDPGNYNNFEENMIATMEPGIYIPEGSNCDKKYWGIGIRIEDDILVTKNGPVNLSAEAPRTVKEIEKMMAKKSVLDDFVLPNLDK; this comes from the coding sequence ATGAAAGTTTTTAACTTTTTATGCATCACTCTTTTACTATTTACTTTACACGCTGTAGCACAAGGTCCCACAGATTTTCTATCCAAAGAATTTCATAAAGGTAGGCGAGAGGCTTTACGTTCTAAAATGCCACAAAACTCTGTAGCTGTTGTGTTTGCAAACCCTGTTAGAAACAGAGCAAATGATGTAGATTATGTGTTTCATCAAGATCCAAATTTTTATTATTTAACCGGTTATAGAGAGCCAAATGCGGTTTTAGTCTTGTTTTCGGAAAACCAAACGGATGCAAAAGGAACTTCTTATAATGAAATATTATATGTGCAGAAAAAAGATGCCCAAGCAGAAATGTGGTACGGAACACGTTTGGGAGCAGTAGGTGCTGCAAAAGAATTAGGTTTTAGCACTGTAATGAATGGAGAAGATTTTATAAACTCACAAATCGATTTTAAGAAATTTAATCGCGTTTTTATAGAAAAGTTTAACGATGATTATAGAAATTCAACTAGAAACAAAGCAGAAATTTATGATTTAGTTGCTAGTTTTAAAGAAGTATCAGGATTTAATGAGATACAGTTTTCATCAGAATATGTAGAAAAAGTGCATCAAGCTATTGCTAATGTTCCTGATAAAAAATTAATAGAGCTTTCAAGAAAAATCAATCAAGAGCTTACACGTTATCCAGAGTTGAAGAAAGACAAGCTAATCATGGATTTTGCAAGTGCAAAAAATGATAATGAGTTAAAAGATTATCAGCAAAAAATAAGCCTGAATTTAGAAGCTATAAAAGAAAATAATTTCGATTTTTCCTTCTTACCCAATAATTTAGCAACCTTAAGAGAAGTAAAGACAGAAGAAGAAATAAAACTATTAACCAAAGCAATCAGAATTTCTGCCATTGGTCAGATAGAAGTTATGAAAGCAATGAAACCACACATGTCTGAAACCGAATTACAAGGAATTCATGAGTTTGTGTACAAAAAATACGGAGCAGAATACGAAGGATATCCGTCTATTGTTGGTGCCGGAAATAATGGTTGTATTTTACATTATATAGAAAATAATAAAACAAAAATTGGCAACGATTTAGTTTTGATGGATTTAGGGGCAGAATATAGAGGCTTTACAGCCGATGTTACGCGTACAATTCCTGCCAACGGAAAATTTACAAAAGCACAAGAAGAAATTTACAACATCGTTTATAAGGCACAAGAAGCTGGTATTGCATTATATGTTGTTGGTGGTAGCATGAGCGCTCCAAATAGAGCTGCTGTGAAAATAGTAAATGAAGGATTGTATAAATTAGGAATTATAAAATCTATTGATGAGAAACACAATTATTTACCACACGGAACTATACATCATATTGGTTTAGATGTGCACGATCCGGGAAATTATAATAACTTTGAAGAAAATATGATTGCCACTATGGAACCTGGGATTTACATTCCAGAAGGTAGTAATTGTGATAAAAAGTATTGGGGAATTGGTATTCGAATAGAAGATGATATTCTAGTAACCAAAAATGGACCTGTAAACCTTTCTGCGGAAGCACCTAGAACCGTAAAAGAAATAGAAAAAATGATGGCAAAAAAGTCTGTTTTAGACGATTTTGTATTACCAAATTTAGATAAATAA
- the gcvT gene encoding glycine cleavage system aminomethyltransferase GcvT, giving the protein MKNIALNNIHVALGAKMVPFAGYNMPVQYEGVTAEHLTVRESVGVFDVSHMGEFLVEGENALALIQKVTSNDASKLAIGDAQYSCFPNEENGIVDDLICYKIKENTYLLVVNASNIEKDWNWISKYNEEFNADLKNLSEGYSLLAIQGPKAVEAMQSLTSVDLAGIPFYKFKIGDFAGIDNVIISATGYTGSGGFEIYCKNEEAEQIWTKVFEAGADFGIKPIGLAARDTLRLEMGYCLYGNDIDDTTSPIEAGLSWITKFTKDFVNAEALAKEKEHKPERRLVAFELDERGVPRHGYDIVDGNGNVIGVVTSGTMSPCLSKGIGMGYVPRILSKAGSQIHIQVRKKAIPATIVKLPFYKG; this is encoded by the coding sequence ATGAAAAATATTGCATTAAATAATATTCACGTTGCTTTAGGTGCTAAAATGGTTCCTTTTGCAGGTTATAATATGCCTGTACAATATGAAGGAGTTACAGCAGAACATTTAACAGTAAGAGAGTCTGTTGGCGTTTTTGACGTTAGCCATATGGGAGAGTTTTTGGTTGAAGGAGAAAATGCATTAGCTTTAATACAAAAAGTTACTTCTAATGATGCTTCTAAACTTGCCATTGGCGATGCTCAATACAGTTGTTTCCCTAATGAAGAAAACGGAATTGTAGATGATTTAATTTGTTATAAAATTAAAGAAAACACGTATTTATTAGTTGTAAATGCTTCTAATATTGAAAAAGATTGGAATTGGATTTCTAAATATAATGAGGAATTTAATGCTGATTTAAAAAACTTATCTGAAGGTTATTCTTTGCTTGCAATTCAAGGTCCAAAGGCTGTAGAAGCAATGCAATCTTTAACTTCTGTAGATTTAGCAGGTATCCCTTTTTATAAATTTAAAATTGGAGATTTTGCTGGTATCGATAATGTAATTATTTCTGCGACTGGTTATACAGGTTCTGGCGGATTTGAAATTTACTGCAAAAACGAAGAGGCAGAACAAATTTGGACTAAAGTTTTTGAAGCTGGTGCAGATTTCGGAATTAAGCCAATTGGTTTAGCTGCAAGAGATACCTTACGTTTAGAAATGGGATATTGTTTATACGGCAACGATATTGACGATACAACATCACCAATTGAAGCAGGTTTAAGTTGGATTACTAAATTTACCAAAGACTTTGTAAATGCAGAAGCCTTAGCTAAAGAAAAAGAGCACAAGCCAGAAAGAAGATTGGTTGCTTTTGAACTAGATGAAAGAGGTGTACCAAGACATGGTTATGATATTGTAGACGGAAACGGAAACGTAATTGGTGTGGTAACTTCTGGTACTATGAGCCCTTGTTTAAGTAAAGGAATTGGAATGGGTTATGTACCAAGAATCTTGTCTAAAGCAGGATCACAAATTCATATTCAGGTTCGTAAAAAAGCGATTCCGGCAACTATTGTAAAATTACCCTTTTACAAAGGATAA
- a CDS encoding SDR family oxidoreductase, producing the protein MNCLLTGGTGIVGSHIIFEWLHKAIVDKTVQHLFVVIRANEKTAEQRLLAVLQDASRPDFLNDFTIEACLEKITIIPNDLATISKEVLEKYHFDTVIHCAGSTNLSSTSDSKKTVHSQNYLVTKQLLEQLPKRVSRFLYISTAYSFGIQNEKVNDTIENYTVTYFRNPYEQSKYESERFVKETCASKNIASQILRPSIICGRLIHKPFFETPKFDVFYSWAIFLDKYATKSKDAFRIWVDKESGLNIVPVDFVSKAILYAFLNPQIIELNIVNPTQILHKYYVGDVLESFDVNSYEYVTQKPENLNTFEKLYYKTIGDIFENYISIPDLQFHAHSILKFIEELKLDLTLGVHANFMNLINFSVEKKFRKSY; encoded by the coding sequence ATGAATTGTTTATTAACTGGAGGAACCGGAATTGTTGGGAGTCATATTATTTTTGAATGGTTACATAAAGCCATTGTAGATAAAACGGTACAACATCTTTTTGTAGTAATAAGAGCCAATGAAAAAACAGCAGAACAACGTTTGTTGGCTGTTTTACAAGACGCGTCTCGTCCGGATTTTTTAAATGATTTTACTATTGAAGCTTGTTTAGAAAAAATCACTATAATTCCGAATGATTTAGCTACAATTAGCAAAGAGGTTTTAGAAAAGTATCATTTTGACACTGTGATACATTGTGCAGGTTCTACTAATTTATCTAGTACAAGCGATTCTAAAAAGACGGTTCATTCTCAGAATTACTTAGTAACCAAGCAACTTTTAGAGCAGTTACCTAAACGTGTAAGTCGTTTTTTATACATTAGTACTGCGTATTCTTTTGGTATACAAAATGAAAAAGTAAACGATACCATCGAAAACTATACGGTTACCTATTTTAGAAATCCGTATGAGCAATCTAAATATGAAAGTGAACGTTTTGTAAAAGAAACCTGTGCTTCTAAAAACATTGCTTCTCAGATTTTAAGACCCAGTATTATTTGTGGTCGTTTAATTCACAAACCTTTTTTTGAAACGCCAAAATTTGATGTTTTTTATTCTTGGGCTATTTTTTTAGATAAATATGCGACCAAATCTAAAGATGCTTTTAGAATTTGGGTTGATAAAGAAAGTGGTTTAAACATTGTACCTGTAGATTTTGTTTCTAAAGCCATTTTATACGCTTTTTTAAATCCGCAGATTATAGAATTAAACATTGTAAATCCTACACAGATACTACATAAATATTATGTAGGTGATGTTTTAGAGTCTTTTGATGTAAATTCTTACGAATACGTTACACAAAAGCCAGAAAACTTAAATACTTTTGAAAAACTGTATTACAAAACCATTGGTGATATTTTTGAGAATTATATTTCCATTCCTGATTTACAATTTCATGCTCATTCAATATTAAAGTTTATAGAAGAACTAAAATTAGATCTTACCTTAGGTGTTCATGCAAATTTTATGAACCTAATTAATTTTTCTGTAGAAAAAAAGTTTAGAAAAAGTTACTAA
- a CDS encoding metal-dependent hydrolase produces MDSLTQIVLGAAVGEAVLGRKIGNKAMLYGAIAGTIPDLDVLSAFFTDKVTALEMHRGFTHSIFFSVLFAPIFAFIVTRYEKYKNLRDWSWLFFWAFITHPILDAQTTWGTQLFWPLDIRLAFKNVFVVDPLYTLPFIVFLVLAMRQKKESKKRRFYNNLGLIISSSYLALTLVLKGISYQTFTKELAEQHIQYKEIETKPTPLNTVLWTANVETENAFLIGHSSFFDKNPIEFSSYPKNHELLGNLIHQPKMQRMIAISKGWYTINKKEGVLYFNDLRFGALSIKPNAENFVFKYKIEIDANGVPFFIEEPKEKSDGKKLLSELWERIKGN; encoded by the coding sequence TTGGATTCATTAACGCAAATAGTTTTAGGAGCTGCAGTTGGAGAAGCTGTTTTAGGAAGAAAAATTGGTAATAAAGCCATGTTGTACGGTGCTATTGCAGGTACAATACCAGATTTAGATGTACTTTCTGCTTTCTTTACAGATAAAGTTACCGCTTTAGAAATGCATAGAGGTTTTACGCATTCTATCTTTTTTTCTGTGCTCTTCGCTCCTATTTTTGCTTTTATAGTTACACGATATGAGAAATACAAAAATCTTAGAGATTGGTCTTGGTTATTCTTTTGGGCGTTTATAACACATCCTATTTTAGATGCACAAACCACTTGGGGTACACAACTTTTTTGGCCTTTAGATATTCGACTAGCTTTTAAAAATGTATTTGTAGTAGATCCTTTGTATACCTTACCATTTATTGTGTTTTTAGTTTTGGCAATGCGTCAGAAAAAGGAATCGAAAAAAAGACGTTTTTATAATAATTTAGGGTTGATCATCAGCAGTTCTTATTTAGCATTAACATTGGTTTTAAAAGGTATTTCTTATCAAACATTTACCAAAGAATTAGCTGAACAACATATTCAATACAAAGAAATAGAAACAAAACCAACGCCATTAAACACCGTTTTATGGACTGCCAATGTAGAAACAGAAAATGCTTTTTTAATTGGTCATTCTTCCTTTTTTGATAAAAATCCTATTGAATTTTCTAGTTATCCTAAAAATCATGAGTTGTTAGGTAATTTGATACATCAACCAAAAATGCAACGCATGATTGCTATTTCTAAAGGTTGGTACACCATCAATAAAAAAGAAGGTGTTTTGTATTTTAATGATTTACGTTTTGGAGCTTTAAGCATAAAACCAAATGCAGAGAATTTCGTTTTTAAATATAAAATTGAAATTGATGCAAACGGAGTTCCGTTTTTTATAGAAGAACCCAAAGAAAAAAGTGATGGTAAAAAATTGTTATCAGAATTATGGGAAAGGATTAAAGGCAATTAA